The genomic DNA ATCAATGGGCACATCGCAGGGAAGAGTGACCCATGGCGACCATGCTGAAAGCAGCTGAGTCGAGTGTGGGAGTTGTCGAGCTTTAGCGAGGCTACGAAGGCGGTGGGTCAGGCGGCCTGTTTCTTGGCCTTGCCGCCGTCTTCGCCGGCAAGCCAGCTTCCACATTGCACTGCGCACTTTCAGTCATGGGGTATGAGGGGAAACACCAGGCGGAACACGGTGAACCCTCCAGGCAGGCTGCGCACGTCAGCCTGGCCCAGGTGCAGCGTCATGATCGAACGCACGATGGCCAGCCCCAGCCCGGTGCCGCCTTCGGTGCGAGCGCGGCTGCTGTCAACACGGTAGAAACGTTCGAACAGGTGGGACAGGTGTTGTGCTTCGATGCCGGGGCCGGGGTTGCTCACCGACACCGACACTTCGCTGCCGTACGTTTCCACCAGCAGCGAAACATTGGAACCGGCCGGGGTGTGGCGAATGGCGTTGGAGAGCAAATTGGAGAGCGCGCGCTGAATCATCAGGCGATCACCTTTGACTTGGGCGTCGCCGCTCAGCGTCAGGGTCAGTTGCTTGTCTTCGGCACTCAGGGCAAACAGTTCCATCACCCGCCGGGCTTCATCCGCCAGTGAAATCGTTGCAAAAGATGCCCGCGCCGCCGGGTGGCTGACCTGGGCGAGAAACAGCATGTCGGACACGATACGTCCCAGACGCTCGAGCTCTTCGGTGTTGGATTCCAGCGCGGCTTTGTATTCTTCCGCAGGTCGCTGGCGCGAGAGTGTCACCTGCACCTTGCCCATCAAGTTGGTCAGAGGCGCGCGCAGCTCATGGGCCAGGTCGTCGGAGAATTGCGACAACTGTTGCACTCCCGCATCGAGGCGATCAAGCATCACGTTGAAGCCCTGGGCCAACTCGCCCAGCTCCTTAGGCAGGTTGTCGACGGACAAACGATGAGTGAGGTCTTGAGTGGTGACTTTGGCCGTGACCTGGCTGAACTGCTTCAACGGCGCGAGCCCGCGTTGCACCAGCCACCAGGCACCCATGCCGATGAGGATCAACAGCAAGGGAAGGGCGATAACCGTGGCGCGCAGATAGGCGCTGAGCAGTGCCTGATCATCCATGCGGTCCAGGGACAGCACCACGCGCACACGTTCACCGTTGCCCAGACGCATCAGGCTGGAGGCGCTGAGAATTTGATTGCCAAAGTTGTCGGTCCAGTTGAGGTAGCCGAGGGTTTCCCGCGGTGCGAAGTCTGTCAGCAGGGGTTCCTGAGTCTTGGCGCCGACGCTGAGCAACACGCTGTTATCCGGGGCGGTGCCGACGATGGTCAGGTAGAAATTGTCATGGCCAATCACCAGGTCCATCAGCGAGTGTGGGCGGGAGCGGATGCGATTGGCGTCC from Pseudomonas tolaasii NCPPB 2192 includes the following:
- a CDS encoding heavy metal sensor histidine kinase — its product is MKTSSLSMRLGLTVSLMGAGLVLLLATLAYLALTHELEKLARKGLESKMEQIQHSLALGLDANRIRSRPHSLMDLVIGHDNFYLTIVGTAPDNSVLLSVGAKTQEPLLTDFAPRETLGYLNWTDNFGNQILSASSLMRLGNGERVRVVLSLDRMDDQALLSAYLRATVIALPLLLILIGMGAWWLVQRGLAPLKQFSQVTAKVTTQDLTHRLSVDNLPKELGELAQGFNVMLDRLDAGVQQLSQFSDDLAHELRAPLTNLMGKVQVTLSRQRPAEEYKAALESNTEELERLGRIVSDMLFLAQVSHPAARASFATISLADEARRVMELFALSAEDKQLTLTLSGDAQVKGDRLMIQRALSNLLSNAIRHTPAGSNVSLLVETYGSEVSVSVSNPGPGIEAQHLSHLFERFYRVDSSRARTEGGTGLGLAIVRSIMTLHLGQADVRSLPGGFTVFRLVFPLIPHD